The sequence below is a genomic window from Cucumis melo cultivar AY chromosome 5, USDA_Cmelo_AY_1.0, whole genome shotgun sequence.
TCTCACTTTATTGTAGATAAAAAGGATTTTCTAATaattttggaaaattttaaTGGTTCTAACTCAGCCCAAAAAAATCCTAGTTTATTTGATCAACAGTACAGATCGGGTTGTTGGTTAAATTGAGTCTTCAGGTCTTTCATGAATTACGAATATCATTTCATAAGAATGTGGGAGTATTTATATACCTGCTTGGCAGAAGGAACCTTTGGCTCTCCCCATTCCAAGGCCTTCTTCTCAAGAAACTCAAAATCAGCCTTACCAGCCTACACCAAATGtaaatatgttatattagatcactggaaaaaaatcaaatatagtGAAGTAATCAGAATAGCTTACCTCTATTTGTGCACCAATCTCAGTGTCGAAACTCTCATATCTCTTACGAACAAGCTCCGTTAAAGAACCATCCTTTTTCAAGACATCACCAGTAAACATTATTAGTAGATTTCAGCAGGAGGTAGAACATATTATACTAAAGTTGAAATGACAAGAAAAGGTTAGGAATGAAGAGACTACCTCAAGTAGTTTAGCAACATTTCGAAGACCACGGGCAAGGGTGTCCATTCCACCAATGTGAGCGATAAACAAATCTTCAACATCTGTGCTCTCTCTTCGCCTGTAGTCGATGCAGCAGCAAAGGTGCAATCAGCAATGAAAAACAATAATGTCATACATAGTCTGAGAAAGATGGAAATATAAAATAACTGAGGGAACTCACAATTTTGCATCAAAATTGAATCCACCAGGTGCCAATCCGCCCTGcccacataaaaaaaaaacaataagaaGTTCTGTGATTGGATTCTTTCATGTTGTGAAGCTTTGAACAGATGACTCTTGGCAAACTGAGAACCAAGATACATTACATACATTTCTCACAACACTGAGCATAACCATAGTCGCCTCTGAGAGGTCCATCATAAATTGATCAGTATCCCAACCTGTTACATTAAATATCTAAAATTAGTATTCCACCCCGCTATGCCTTTTTAATGTCATGTCTGATGTGATAACATACCAACTTGAGGGTCACCAGTGTTCGCATCAATGCTTCCAAGAATCCCATTGAGCCTTGCAGTTTCAAGATCATGGTGGCAACTGAAAAGTACAAACAGAAGAATGTTTCAGAAATGTAAGTGTGTTACCACATTATGAACTGTAATCGAAGTTAAAAGACAGGACAAGTAGTCAAAATCAATCATTTCTTATAGATTGCCTACCTGTGACCCGATAGGGTGACATGATTGCATTCAATGTTAAGCTGAAAATCATCTACAAACAAGAAAGAAATGAGGGCAATAAAAATCAGGTTCGATAATGTAAAAGCATTAAGGGCATTGTAAGAGGAAAAAGGGACAATTTTTCTGTATAAAAGTAAAACATCAAAAGATCCCCATGAATTAAGAGAGAGcgaaaacaaaataattaccAATAAGACCATACTTCCGCAGGAAATTAGCAGATGTTGCAGCATCCCAATCATACctgacaaaataaaaaataaataaatgaatcaTAAGTATAGAAGCTCACAAGTCACAGCCCGATACAGAAGGTGTGTATTTGATGGGCAAACCaatggaaaaagaaaggaagtgaaaaagaaagtaaagaaaCTTACTGATGTTTTGTAGGCTCTTGGGGCTTGGGTTCAATTAACAATGTTCCTACAAAGTTCAAGAAAATGATTTTACACCACAAACTACCATTAAATGCCCAAGGAATTTGAAAGTTCCATTGTGAATTTCTCAGCTCTTTGAAATATTTGGAAATGCGACATACCATTGAATCCAATCTTCTTCTTGTAGGCAACGGCAGCTTGGAAAAACCTAGCCTGCAACCAAATCAGATAAACAATTTTTATAGCTCTGTTCCGAATGGGAGATACAACAAATAACAGTTAATCTAATAACAAAACACAAGAAATGTATTTCCACATATCTTTTCTCACTAACTGAAGATTTTATAATAACTCACCATATGATCAAGCTCTCTCCCCATGTCAGTGTTCAGTAGAGTCTGATAACCCTCACGACCACCCCAGAATACATAGTTTGCTGCCCCCAAATAATGAGCGACCTGAAGACAATGAATATTAGTATAAATTATTATTCcatattaaaatttaaactaaactAAGCATGGTTGACTTAGAATAAGTGTCTTCACACTCACCTCCATTGCTTTCTTGACTTGAGCAGCAGCATATGCATATACACCAACTTCAGAGCTGcaggaaaaacaaaagaagCTCAAATAATGATATCAGGAACAGCTACGCATAACAAAGGTCAAAATGTATTACCTAGTAGCACCACCATGCATGTATCGAGGGTGCATGAAGAGTTGTGCCGTAACCCACAGAGGTTTAATTTTAGTTCCCTGCAAGATACGGTAATGCAAACTCAATATCAGTGAGGTCATGAAACTCAAAGGTTAATAATGCTATAGGATAACCAACAAAGTGATATAAGGATATGAATCACAAGCCCCTTGCCCCACATTAAGCAGTAAAAATAGAACCACTTTCATATTCAGTATGCAAATATCTAAATACATTAATAGAAAAGAACCCAAAtatataagaaataaaattacCTGAAGCTCTTTAGCAACAGCCACCACTTCATCGAAGTTTGCATTAGTTTCCTATGAAAATCATACAAACAGAATAGAAGCTTAGTTTGCACAATTAATGATCCCAAACATGCAAAAGGAGAGGATACAAGAAACTTAGAAATACCTCCAAAGTAGGTGCATCTGGGGCTATATCTCTGTCATGGAAGCACCACCATTCAACACCAAGTTTGTTTATGAACTCGAAGTTAGCTCTCACTGCGAAACATATACTCACGTCAGTTATATTTATCTGCCACATTTACCAAATAGGGTCGAGATTGTGGATTCATCACTTACTCCTCCTCTTTGCCATGGCCACTGAATTGGTACCATCTTCCCATGGCCAATGCTTGGTGGCAGCACCAAATGGGTCTGCTCCAGTCCCACGGAATGTATGCCAATATGCAACACTGAATCTCATCCAGTCCTGTGGTCACAATATTTTCTCTCAGAGACAATTAATATACGCTTTGAATCCCAAACAATACAGTGAATAAAGAAACAAAACCTTCATTTTCTTCCCAAGAATTTCCTCGTCCGCATTGTACCATTTATATGCCAATGGATTTTTGCTAGTGGGACCCTGATACATAAGGAAGGAACcgacagaaaaaaaaaaaaaaaaaaaggagtttTTGGTTAGTTATGGTATGGTATGCCTAAATTATCATCTTGGGACAAGCTGTATTAAAAGCAATGAAAAAGTAAAACCATGAAAGTGCAGTTTTCAAAATCACTTCGAACTTATCATGCAAATTTAGGGTGCATTCAATTACTCAAAAAAGCTTTAGAAACACTTCCAAAGAATACTGTTGTTatcaaaagagtttaaataaaataaagttactTGAAAAATGCTTTTTTCCAATCCAAACAGGCCCTTAGAAAAGTACTTCTAATGGCTACCTCCAAACTCAACTTTAAAATAATGCAAAGAAATAACAGGAACCTTAAATTTTGCAGCAAACTTATCCAAAAAAAGTAAAACTTGCAGAAATATAATCGAATTCAATTTATGTAACATTCTAGGCAGAATTCATTGCAGTATACAAAGACAAACGATTCTTTGACTCATCACACCAACATACCTCATACTTAATCTTGGGAATACCAGGGAAAAAGTCCCCTTCCCAATCCCCAGAATGACTGCATTCACTATTTAGATCAGCAGGACATGTGTGAGAATCTGCGATCTGCAAGAATCCCAAAGCACATTCATTCAAACGACACAGGAACATAAATCACAGATACCCACAAAAAGTATAACCGCATTCGATCAAAATAAacaaagacgatgaaaaaaaagaaagaaaaaaagaagtaattGCTCACCGCTCCAACAACAAACCCAAGCAAACATAGAACCAGAACCGATATTTCCCGAAACTTCATCTTCCTTTTCCTATTTCTGCAACATTCACCACATAAACCTCAATCAGAAACAACAAACATGCAAACAAACAAATCATCAACAATGGAATCAGAAATCGTCCGTGcccaaaaacaaacaatcagcCAATTTTACAGCGATCGCAACAGAATCAAGCAGAGAAACTGCAGACCCAACTcaaattaaagagaaaaaaacgtAAAATCCATGAAGAAAAGTGCAAAAATCAGAAGGGGCACAGTGAAAAGTGTAAAAAACTCACCGACCCAGATGAGAAAAAGTAAGGAACTACTAAATATCAATGCACATCTCATCAGTGGACCTCCAAGGCTCAAATATATAGTGGGGGCAATCCAAGGAGGAAGAGGAAACGGATAAATTTTGAATTCCTTATTTTtagatatataatatataatatataatatataaattgaatCAAAATTCGTAAAACTCGGATGAAATAAAATCGATTAATACAAATAATTACTCAATCAAGGAGAGTCTCGTATCGAACGGATATAGTGGACAAATTTCGGGGGCTTTTTTGTCTTTgattaattatttcttttttattatatttaagattttttttataaatagaaAGCGTAAACCAAAAAGAGTTATGTTATCTAGATGGATGTGATAAGTTCACCGGTGATTGGATAGAAAGGCAGGCGACGTATTGTGTTATTATTGGGCTGTGATGTATTGTTACGTAACCGCAGAGATTCTAAAAGTTAGTAAAAAGTTTGACGTGGCAAACTgggatatttatttaaatttggataagtACACACACCGAGTCAGATTTACGTACTGAGAAGGGCAAGGAAATTTGTAAATgtggattttttcttttttgaagaaattaaattaacgcaaaatttaattttcttgtCGACATGTCGTATTATTGAACTACATACTCTGGTTTTCTgttaatattataaaaatatgcTATTTATATAGATCTTGGGAATTACTGGAATTAACATTGTTTTTTAggaatattttctcaagatATTTGGAAATATTGggatgattttatttgtttcacaTGAATTGAGAAAGTGTTAAATTCTCTTAATTTTCAAACAATAATTCAAGTTTTGCAATATTTGAAGATGAGTTGAATGAGACTATTTGTGTAATTCAATTCTTTCTAGAAATGATTTTTCAATGCAAACGAAAAGGTAATAGGTAAATAAGTTATTTTGAGGTTTAATGTTGATAAAAGTTTAAACAAAAGTGTTAGAATATATTGATACAGTTATATTTCAACCAGAAGGGGAATGGACCTTCGGTATAATGTGGTCGCATCATAATAGAATTGTGGTGTAGTTAAATTTTGGTCTTGTACGTAATGTTTCTTTAGAAGTTCTATGCAACTAATGTCTAATATTTCTATGGTTAACTAGATCTTAGATTAATTTACtacatttagttttttttatttctacGGTGTCCCTTGCTTTTAAGGCGATAGGACACCCCTATTTCTAGGCTTTAGTCTCATGTTCTTTTGTAAATTATGTTTACCTCCTAATTTCATATGCATTAAGATTTCACTAGATTGCATTAATTTAACTTAATTAACAATATTTTCCATAAACTCAACAAAGGAAATGCACAAGTCAGAGAGGTATGAAGCATAGACATTGCACATAAAGGAACTCTATAGAGAACTTTGCTCatgactaaaataaaataatgaagttcatttaattaaaatttgttattatattttttttaacaaatatggaattagttttttttatttaaaaattatttcttatcttttttaaatatcCTTTTTAACGAGGAGATAAAAAAATCTTCCTTTAatattgaaaagataaaaagatcttctttaaatatttaaagaataattaaaaaatctactttaaagaagaaattaaaaaatattcctCATAAATGTTTTATAGTAAATAAGGGGTTCCCTTTCTCCAAGGAAAAGGCATTTTTGGCTAGCAAAAGTTCTCTAACGTACAATCCATTATTCGTAACTGATGTTCAaaagtttatatttttgttggtgaaaaatctgTATGAAGGTAAACCGGTTACCTTCCTTGTTTTGTGAAGAATTCTTGATATCTTCATTAGCGGTTCTATTGTATCCGGGATAAAAGATTTGACCAAGACTTTTCTACGAAGAGCTTGCCATCTTCATTAGATTCAAATAGAGCCtgattatttttaatttctttttataactAAAAAGATTACTAGATCTAGGGGTATCTTTTCTACATTGTTAAAGTATTATATATCTTAATAAAATCTACTTATATCTGTAGGTACGTTTGTCACCAAGCTGGGTTTAACAAAGGGACATGTTTTCATTtacattatttatcttttagttGCTTTAGCTACCTCTGGTTGTTAACTAAAGTAATAGCTACAGAAAAATTATCTCACTTTTTAGAAATCATAGTTAGAGGAGGATGTTCAATGgatataaagaaaataaaggagAAAATTACA
It includes:
- the LOC103493208 gene encoding xylose isomerase, whose translation is MKFREISVLVLCLLGFVVGAIADSHTCPADLNSECSHSGDWEGDFFPGIPKIKYEGPTSKNPLAYKWYNADEEILGKKMKDWMRFSVAYWHTFRGTGADPFGAATKHWPWEDGTNSVAMAKRRMRANFEFINKLGVEWWCFHDRDIAPDAPTLEETNANFDEVVAVAKELQGTKIKPLWVTAQLFMHPRYMHGGATSSEVGVYAYAAAQVKKAMEVAHYLGAANYVFWGGREGYQTLLNTDMGRELDHMARFFQAAVAYKKKIGFNGTLLIEPKPQEPTKHQYDWDAATSANFLRKYGLIDDFQLNIECNHVTLSGHSCHHDLETARLNGILGSIDANTGDPQVGWDTDQFMMDLSEATMVMLSVVRNGGLAPGGFNFDAKLRRESTDVEDLFIAHIGGMDTLARGLRNVAKLLEDGSLTELVRKRYESFDTEIGAQIEAGKADFEFLEKKALEWGEPKVPSAKQELAEMIFQSAL